A single Calypte anna isolate BGI_N300 chromosome 5A, bCalAnn1_v1.p, whole genome shotgun sequence DNA region contains:
- the LOC103532997 gene encoding galectin-related protein A isoform X1: protein MTEERCLKGAQYVGEIKGGLRPAMKLTIIGMVHSNPKSFSVTLLCDPVDVNKDVGLLFTVNFSDKSITRNARIAGKWGKEEKTIPYFPFTAGDTFKMELLCEHQQIRVLLDGRQLCDFTHRIQPLNLVKALQITGDIKLTKVA from the exons aTGACAGAAGAGAGGTGTCTCAAA GGAGCACAATATGTTGGTGAAATTAAAGGTGGCCTGAGACCAGCTATGAAACTCACCATCATAGGAATGGTACACTCCAACCCCAAGAG cttttcagtgaCTCTGCTCTGTGATCCAGTGGATGTGAACAAAGATGTTGGGCTGTTATTTACAGTTAACTTTAGTGACAAGTCCATCACCCGAAATGCACGAATTGCTGGGAaatggggaaaggaagagaagactATTCCCTACTTCCCATTTACAGCAGGTGACACATTTAAG ATGGAGCTCTTGTGTGAACACCAGCAGATACGAGTCCTGCTTGATGGGCGGCAGCTCTGTGACTTCACTCACCGCATTCAGCCCCTCAACTTGGTGAAGGCTTTGCAGATCACAGGGGACATCAAGCTTACCAAAGtagcttga
- the LOC103532997 gene encoding galectin-related protein B isoform X2, whose product MTEERCLKGAQYVGEIKGGLRPAMKLTIIGMVHSNPKSFSVTLLCDPVDVNKDVGLLFTVNFSDKSITRNARIAGKWGKEEKTIPYFPFTADGALV is encoded by the exons aTGACAGAAGAGAGGTGTCTCAAA GGAGCACAATATGTTGGTGAAATTAAAGGTGGCCTGAGACCAGCTATGAAACTCACCATCATAGGAATGGTACACTCCAACCCCAAGAG cttttcagtgaCTCTGCTCTGTGATCCAGTGGATGTGAACAAAGATGTTGGGCTGTTATTTACAGTTAACTTTAGTGACAAGTCCATCACCCGAAATGCACGAATTGCTGGGAaatggggaaaggaagagaagactATTCCCTACTTCCCATTTACAGCAG ATGGAGCTCTTGTGTGA
- the PLEK2 gene encoding pleckstrin-2 — translation MQEAAGVLKEGFLVKRGHVVRNWKVRWFVLLQDKLLYYKIEGGKKDPSPKGRILLDGCTITCPCLEYENRPLLIKLKTKTNTDYFLECCSREERDSWALDITGAIHAGHPVQVQELHRMKNSFKLLENISLHRIVERMCDSSAGIRLTRNLEQGNRYKETFTGSALVDWLISNSFSVSRFEAVTLASMLMEENFLRPVGARSTEATRYSDLSEQFLDDSTALYMFAESSKKNISSKEELQFNISELSGTIVKQGFLVKQGHKRKNWKVRRFVLRADPAFLHYYDPTKEENRPVGGFSLRGCLVSALEDNGVPAGVKGNVQGNLFKIITKNDTHYYIQASSKSERAEWIEAIKPLT, via the exons ATGCAGGAGGCAGCGGGAGTCCTGAAGGAGGGCTTCCTCGTCAAGAGG GGACATGTCGTTCGTAACTGGAAAGTGAGATGGTTCGTTCTGCTTCAGGATAAGCTGCTGTATTACAAAATTGAAGGAGGCAAGAAGGACCCTTCTCCAAAAGGCAGGATTCTTTTGGATGGATGCACTATTACTTGTCCATGCCTGGAATATGAGAACAGACCG CTACTCATCAAATTAAAGACAAAGACCAACACAGACTATTTCCTTGAATGTTGCTCCAGGGAGGAGCGAGACTCTTGGGCTTTGGACATCACTGGAGCTATTCATGCTGGTCACCCAGTACAGGTACAAGAGCTTCACAGAATGAAGAACTCTTTCAAGCTGCTCGAGAACATCAGCCTTCA CCGCATAGTGGAGAGAATGTGTGACAGCAGTGCTGGAATTAGGCTGACTCGCAATTTGGAGCAAGGCAACAGATACAAAGAGACCTTCACAG GTTCTGCCCTGGTGGACTGGCTCATCTCCAACAGCTTTTCTGTGTCTCGATTCGAGGCCGTCACCCTGGCATCCATGCTGATGGAGGAGAACTTCCTCAGGCCCGTGGGCGCCCGCAGCACCGAGGCCACGCGCTACAGCGACCTCTCCGAGCAGTTCCTTGATGACTCCACAGCTCTGTACATGTTT GCTGagagcagtaaaaaaaatatcagttccAAGGAAGAGCTACAATTTAACATCTCTGAATTGAGTGGAACAATTGTGAAGCAAGGATTCTTAGTTAAACAG ggacacaagaggaaaaactgGAAGGTGAGGAGATTTGTTTTGAGAGCTGATCCTGCTTTTTTGCACTACTATGACCCCACTAAG gaagaaaacagaccaGTAGGTGGATTTTCTCTTCGTGGCTGCCTTGTCTCAGCACTGGAGGACAATGGGGTCCCAGCAG gAGTGAAGGGAAATGTGCAAGGCAACCTCTTCAAAATCATCACCAAAAATGACACCCATTATTATATCCAGGCCAGCTCCAAATCAGAGCGAGCAGAGTGGATTGAGGCAATCAAACCACTGACATGA